The sequence CTCGTCGGTCGACAGCGGAACGCCCGCGACGGTCTGGAAGCCGTGGGTCAGCGCCTCGGACCGGCGACGCTCCCAGTGGTCGTCCTCGAGGACGTTCCGGACGACCTGGACCCGTTCCGACTCGAGGACGCGGTCGATCAGGCGACGTTCGGGCGCGCCGGGTTCGCGGACGCGGTCGACGTAGGTCGCGTCGACGCCGGCCCAGGACCGCGGCTCCGGTGGGTCGTCCGCCAGCGTGGCGATCCAGGCGAACCGATAGCGGTCGGTGTCGGCGAGGCGATCACAGACGATCGACTCGATCTCAGAACGGGTCGACGCCTGCGCGATCCCGTGGTTGATCTCGCGGACGATCTCGTTGATGTGGTTGAGCCGGGTCAGTTCCTCGTTCTGCCGGGTGAGCGTCCGGTCGTGCTCTCGCAGGAGGAGTTCACGCTCGGCGCGGTCGAGGGCCGCCTCGGCGTTGGCCGCGAGCACGTGAAACAGCTCGGTCATCAGCTCGTCGAACCTCACCGCGGCGGTGCCGACGACGATCGCGCCGTGGGCCCCGAGCGGAACGACGAGTTCGCATCGAACGGCGGGCCCGGACCCGGTGATCGACCGGCCATCCGCGACCGTCGCGGATTCACCAGCGGAGAACGCCTCCCAGATTCGACCCTCGCCGCGCTCGAACCGTCGCGGCGGACCCGCCGCGTCACCGGCGGTCGACGTCGACGCCGCGCGCTCGAGCGCGCCCGTCTCGGGGTCGAACGCGTAGGCCACCGCGATCGTTGCATCGAGGATCTCGCCAGCGGTCTCGACGGCGTGGCGGTAGATCTCCGTCTTCGTCTCCGCACGCATCAGCCGGCGAGTGACGTCGTGGAGCGTCTCGACGGTCCGTTCGTATCCCTCTGCAGCATCCGGCGGGCCCGACTGCGCTGACGACGGAACCGGTGGGTGTGTCGGCTGAGACGCGGCCGAAACCGCAGCCTCGAGCTGATTTGCCAGCAGTGCAAACTGGTCGTACTCTCGAGCGGCGTCGCGGGTACCGGCACCGTCTCCAGCCCCACCCGGACCCATCTCGAGGTCGAGCACGAGGGTCGCACCGGCCTCGATCGCTCCACCCGAGCGTTCGGACCGGGACTCGCCCCACGTCACGAGGAGGCAGGGCACCGACGGGGCACACTCGGCACACCGCTCGGCCAGCACGTTCCCCGGTGGCTCGCCGCGCTCGGCGTCGGCGACGAGACAGTCCACGGCACCGGTCTCGAGTCGGTCGAGGGCCTCGGTGCCGTCGGTTACGGTGTCGACGGCGAATCCGGAGTGGGCGGTCTCGAGTCGGTCGGCGACGTGGTCGGCGATGGACGGGTCGGGGTCGACGACGAGGATGGCTATCGAGTCGTGCATAGATCGAGGGTGCGGTCTCGGGCGTCGCGGTCGGCGACCGATCGCGACTGGTTATCACCTCATTCAGTCAGGATTACTAAATAGTTAGTATCGGGCCAGCACGGTCGCTGTGCAGCGGCGGGTTCGCAGTCGTACCGGTCCGTCGACGTAGCGTCATCCGGACTCGCGTTACAGATCAATCTCGAGTTCGTGCGCCCTGAGCACGTCTTCGAGGGCAGACTCGGGACGACTCTCGATGTCCTCGTCCGGTTCGATCGGCTCCCGGCCGTCGAAGGTCTCGTGGACGATGGCGACGCTGTCTGCCAGCACGTCCAGGCCGTAACCGCCCTCGAGGACGAACGCGAGGGCGGCATCGAGGTCGTCGGCGAGCGAGCGCATTCGATCGGTCATCAGAGCGTAGGCTTCCGTCGAGAGGCGAATCCGGGAGATAGGATCGTGGCGGTGGGCGTCGAACCCCGCACTGATAATCAGCAAGTCGGGACCGTAGGCCTCGAGTGCGGCCGTGATCGGCCCCTCGACGGCGGCGAGGTAGGCGGCGTCGCTCGTCCCGGCGGGCATCGGGAGGTTCATCGTCGTCCCCTCGCCCGCCCCCTCACCGGTCTCGTCGACGGCTCCGGTCCCCGGGTAGAGGCCACGTTCGTGGATCGAGACGAAGAAGACGTCATCCCGGTCGTAGAAGATATCCTGCGTGCCGTTGCCGTGGTGGACGTCCCAGTCGAAGATGGCGACCCGGTCGACGTCCTCGCGGTCTAACGCCTGCTGGGCGGCGACGGCGACGTTGTTCGCGAAGCAAAAGCCCATCGCGTCGTCGGGAACGGCGTGGTGGCCCGGCGGCCGACCGATCGAAAACGGCGTGTCGCGTCCCGTCGCCCCCTCGAGCGCTTCCTCGATCGCCCAGCAGGCGAGGCCGGCACTCTGACAGACGGCGTCCCAGGTCTCTTCGACGGCGACGGTGTCCGGGTCCCAGTTACCTCCGCCGTCGGCGCAGAACTCCTCGACGGACTCGACGTACTCGCGGTCGTGAACTCTCGAGATCTCCCCCACCCCCACCGGGTCGGCCTCGACGTAGGACACGCCGTGTTTGGTCTTCAGGCGCTCCCGGATGGCCCGCAACCGGTCCGGTGCCTCCGGGTGGCGCGGACCGGGGTCGTGTGCGAGACAGGTCTCGCTGTAGCCAAACTGCATCTCACTCTCACTCGAACAGCGAGAAGTACGTCTCGATGTCGTCGTCGGTGATGGTTCGACGATCGGCGTGGCGGGCGAGGATCGCTGCCGCCCCGGCGACGTTGTCCGCATAGTCCTCAAGGATGTCGGCGAGGGCGATGCGGGCGTCCATCGAGACGCGGTATCGGTCGTCGATCTCGATCCTGGCGATGCGGTCGACCGGTGCGACTGGCAACTCGAGGTCGTCCTTATCGACGACCTGTTCGACGCCGAAGTCCGCGGCCAT is a genomic window of Natrarchaeobaculum aegyptiacum containing:
- a CDS encoding histone deacetylase family protein, encoding MQFGYSETCLAHDPGPRHPEAPDRLRAIRERLKTKHGVSYVEADPVGVGEISRVHDREYVESVEEFCADGGGNWDPDTVAVEETWDAVCQSAGLACWAIEEALEGATGRDTPFSIGRPPGHHAVPDDAMGFCFANNVAVAAQQALDREDVDRVAIFDWDVHHGNGTQDIFYDRDDVFFVSIHERGLYPGTGAVDETGEGAGEGTTMNLPMPAGTSDAAYLAAVEGPITAALEAYGPDLLIISAGFDAHRHDPISRIRLSTEAYALMTDRMRSLADDLDAALAFVLEGGYGLDVLADSVAIVHETFDGREPIEPDEDIESRPESALEDVLRAHELEIDL
- a CDS encoding bacterio-opsin activator domain-containing protein, which codes for MHDSIAILVVDPDPSIADHVADRLETAHSGFAVDTVTDGTEALDRLETGAVDCLVADAERGEPPGNVLAERCAECAPSVPCLLVTWGESRSERSGGAIEAGATLVLDLEMGPGGAGDGAGTRDAAREYDQFALLANQLEAAVSAASQPTHPPVPSSAQSGPPDAAEGYERTVETLHDVTRRLMRAETKTEIYRHAVETAGEILDATIAVAYAFDPETGALERAASTSTAGDAAGPPRRFERGEGRIWEAFSAGESATVADGRSITGSGPAVRCELVVPLGAHGAIVVGTAAVRFDELMTELFHVLAANAEAALDRAERELLLREHDRTLTRQNEELTRLNHINEIVREINHGIAQASTRSEIESIVCDRLADTDRYRFAWIATLADDPPEPRSWAGVDATYVDRVREPGAPERRLIDRVLESERVQVVRNVLEDDHWERRRSEALTHGFQTVAGVPLSTDERQYGVLVVHVGGVDSIADAERDVFVELGETIGHALRSVERTRAMLADGHLQLELECRDERLLLNQLAARVPGSVAVEGVLDRGDRIVAFLSTSASVDLTGLADERAAVDGVSLVSDGDDERLYEVTMTAIPLLEVLRSYDARLQTATADDEGSRLVLELTQSAETRSLVDALREVFPETELVAKRETTRMRSAEQLDTYLEERLTERQLEALQAAHYSGFFEWPRESTGEALADALDISAPTYHYHLRAAQRKLVELVFE
- a CDS encoding histone family protein yields the protein MNVELPFAPVDTIIRRNAGDLRVSADASRELATRIQEHGSELAVDAAERATADGRKTLMAADFGVEQVVDKDDLELPVAPVDRIARIEIDDRYRVSMDARIALADILEDYADNVAGAAAILARHADRRTITDDDIETYFSLFE